A stretch of DNA from Thiomicrospira sp. XS5:
GGCTTTTAGGGAAAGTTACAGGAGTGTCTTAGTAAGAGAACTCAGCGCGACGATTTTTCGCCCATGCAGCTTCAGTATGAGCTGCGTCAACAGGGTCTTCTTCACCATAACTGATGACATTGATACGGCTTGGGCTTACACCTTCAGCGACCAATGCATTTTTCACAGCGTTTGCACGACGCTCACCCAACGCCAAGTTGTACTCACGCGTTCCTCTTTCATCACAATAACCTTTAATGGTTACGTTTGCAGTGGAGTCCAATGCCATGTAATCGGCATTCATTTTGATGATTTCATAGAATTCTGGTTTGACGGCAGAACGGTCGAAATCAAAGTTAACCACTTTGCCCTGCAAAGTTGCTTTCAATTCAGCGGCGGTTTGACCAGCACCATTTGTCGCTTCAACGACTTCAACAACTTCTGCTTCTTCAACAACAACTGGCTCTGCATTTTCAGCTTGCGCATCCGTTGAACCAGACTCTTCTGTCGTCGTTGGCGTAGAACTACAACCCACCAAGGCGAACCCCAAGAAGCCAACTAAAAATAGTTGTTTAAGACCTGATAAAGACATCGTAAATCTCCCTAAAATGTTAAAAAAACGTATTTAAAATATAACCGAAATTCAAATATACCTGAATTCCAAAGAAAATTGAACTCAAAATAAGAATTTATGTAAAAAACCTTATTTTTTTAGACTTTATTTACTCCAAAGCCGCTGTTTGAAACGGTTTATCCTGCGGACGAAGCCATTGCCTGCAAACCTTCCAAGTTCTGAATCAGGACTTCCTTGCGCTTCCAACTCATCCAGCCCTGCTTTTGAAATTTACCCAGAATACGTGAAACGGTTTCCGGCGTCAGGTTAAGGTAGCTGGCCACATCCCGGTGTAAGACATTCAAGCGAAACTGGGTATGTTCATACCCACGCGCCCGTAAGCGCTCGGACATCATTAAAATAAAATCCGCCAGTCGCTGTTCAGCGGTCTTTTGTGTCAATATCGTCGAATGCAATCGGCCGGTCACAATTTCATGACTCATCAAGCTGAAAATTTGCGCGTTTAAATTCGGCACTTCGGAACCGAGCTTGGTCAATTGCGCGTATGGCAAAGCGCATACGGTTGTGGTATCCAACGCCACCGCATAGAATTCATGGCGGCAACACGCCAAGGCTTCCATTCCAACAATGTCCCCCGGCAAATAAAAACCGTGGATCACCTCTTGGTCATGTTCATTAACGGAAAACACCTTCACCATTCCCGCTCGAATCGCATACAAAGACGTAAACGCCTCCCCGGCTTGATAAAGGTACTCCCCTTTCACGAGAGACGGCTTGCGGTCGACCAGTTGATCCAAGCGTTGGATATCGGTGTCATACAGCCCATTGGCAAAACAAATTCCTTGCATCGCGCACTTGGAACAACTTGCGTTAAAACCGGAATGCTTTTCTGTCATAACACCACTTTTTTCTAAAATCCCTTTTGTTCGATTCTACCAAAATATTTTTTCCTGGGGGCGCCAAATATCTCAAAAACGGCCCAGCATTTTGCGTTCGTCAAAAAACGCATGAATCAACCTAAAAATAATTTTATTTTTTACTTAAAACTTCTTATCAACTTGCACTGCCTATTTTTTAATCAATTTATAAAAACAGTAACATTTTTAAAGCATTTAGCCACCTCAAAAAGAAGTCTTCACAAAGTTATCCACAGGTTCTGTGGATTATAATCTGAACGATAAAAAAGTATGCCAAACTTAATAAAAAACAACATAAATTAATAAATACAACAATTTAACATGTATTTATAGAATGCAAATTAAATACAAAAACTAATAACCGCTATTACCTTGTCAAGTTTTTTTTAAAATTATTCACTTTTATCGACAGACAGCTTGCACACCTCTTAAACATTGGATTTATGGTAAAATTCGCGTCATAAAACGGTCACCACTAAGGAACACTTCATGGCAAAAATTTTAGGCATTGGTAATGCGGTTTTGGACATCATTTTAAAAACACCGCACTTTCCGCAAGAAGATGAAGAACTCCGTGCACTTTCCCGACTGCATCAAGTCGGTGGCAATGTGTGTAATAGCCTTTATGTTTTAAATCAACTTGGGCATACAGCCAGCATTATGACAACCGTTGGCGGCGACCAATCTTCAAAACAATTATTGAATGGATTACAAGAACGCCATATCCAAACGGAACACGTGCAACGTTTTATTCAAGGGCAAACCCCAACGTCTTATGTATTATTGAATGAAGCCACGGGTAGCCGAACCATTACCCATTATCGCGACCTGCCGGAACTGAGCTTTGACTTTTTCGCCAAAGTTGAAATCGAACAATATGACTGGCTGCATTTTGAAGGCCGAAATATTGAAAACCTGACCGGCATGCTCAATATCGCCAAAACGTTTCTAAGCCATCAACCCATTTCATTGGAGGTGGAAAAACCCCGTGACGGTATAGAAGCGCTTCTGCCACAAGCCAATGTCATTTTCTTCTCACATCATTATGCGACCGCCAAAGGCTATGACGATGGTGAAGCCTTGTTAAAAGCCATGCAGAAAGTAGCACCACAAAGCCACCTGGTGTGTACTTGGGGAAAACAAGGTGCCTGGTACGCCTCACCAGATGAAGCGATCCAACACCAAGCGATTGACGTCATCCCGCAGACGGTTGATAGCTTAGG
This window harbors:
- a CDS encoding PfkB family carbohydrate kinase — protein: MAKILGIGNAVLDIILKTPHFPQEDEELRALSRLHQVGGNVCNSLYVLNQLGHTASIMTTVGGDQSSKQLLNGLQERHIQTEHVQRFIQGQTPTSYVLLNEATGSRTITHYRDLPELSFDFFAKVEIEQYDWLHFEGRNIENLTGMLNIAKTFLSHQPISLEVEKPRDGIEALLPQANVIFFSHHYATAKGYDDGEALLKAMQKVAPQSHLVCTWGKQGAWYASPDEAIQHQAIDVIPQTVDSLGAGDTFNAGVIDRLLQKDSLAEAVQAGSRLAARKCRQTGLDNLMTEIKDKRPLANIKQVTNARTLVVPCDDLPHAVVLIKYEDRIKAYENNCPHQNVPLNEAYKIDVNPFDHTLKCSVHDAFFNIEDGMCVEGPCMNDELTAVAIEIDEQGDIYLAQ
- the pal gene encoding peptidoglycan-associated lipoprotein Pal — encoded protein: MSLSGLKQLFLVGFLGFALVGCSSTPTTTEESGSTDAQAENAEPVVVEEAEVVEVVEATNGAGQTAAELKATLQGKVVNFDFDRSAVKPEFYEIIKMNADYMALDSTANVTIKGYCDERGTREYNLALGERRANAVKNALVAEGVSPSRINVISYGEEDPVDAAHTEAAWAKNRRAEFSY
- a CDS encoding helix-turn-helix domain-containing protein, giving the protein MTEKHSGFNASCSKCAMQGICFANGLYDTDIQRLDQLVDRKPSLVKGEYLYQAGEAFTSLYAIRAGMVKVFSVNEHDQEVIHGFYLPGDIVGMEALACCRHEFYAVALDTTTVCALPYAQLTKLGSEVPNLNAQIFSLMSHEIVTGRLHSTILTQKTAEQRLADFILMMSERLRARGYEHTQFRLNVLHRDVASYLNLTPETVSRILGKFQKQGWMSWKRKEVLIQNLEGLQAMASSAG